One Kitasatospora sp. MAP12-44 DNA segment encodes these proteins:
- a CDS encoding phosphopantetheine-binding protein, which produces MTTHLATGDVRDCVKRLLGAQCAAALDPADIRDDEPLAGGLLALNSLALLQILVELEDELEVLLPDDIFVGRTFRTVQDLIAVVLGATEAAL; this is translated from the coding sequence ATGACCACCCATCTGGCGACCGGCGACGTCCGCGACTGCGTCAAGCGCCTGCTCGGCGCGCAGTGCGCCGCAGCCCTCGACCCCGCCGACATCCGCGACGACGAACCACTGGCCGGCGGCCTGCTCGCCCTCAACTCCCTTGCCCTGCTGCAGATCCTCGTCGAACTGGAGGACGAACTGGAGGTGCTGCTGCCCGACGACATCTTCGTCGGCCGCACCTTCCGCACCGTGCAGGACCTGATCGCGGTGGTGCTCGGCGCGACGGAGGCGGCGCTGTGA
- a CDS encoding alpha/beta fold hydrolase, with translation MRTLDHPLLSSFSRRPGPLSSVLLHPAGGGLGQYVGLVSWLARRGVVHGVRAPGLFGDEQPDDSLQAMTERYLALLQALPAPPDLLIGWSLGGLLAWELAARLAGGGPPPAVVMVDSFAEPWSAYHRSHDELMAAILRGAALPLDPAAQQRATRTADAHLTACAAHRVTSRQPGRTLLVACAAPERDEQIAQWETRTSELTVRHLDCGHFEVFQPEHFRALLRHLDDFLPWSPR, from the coding sequence ATGAGAACCCTCGACCACCCCCTGCTCAGCTCCTTCAGCCGGCGGCCCGGTCCGCTCAGCTCCGTGCTGCTGCACCCGGCGGGCGGCGGCCTGGGGCAGTACGTCGGCCTGGTCTCCTGGCTGGCCCGCCGGGGCGTCGTGCACGGGGTGCGGGCGCCCGGCCTGTTCGGCGACGAGCAGCCGGACGACAGCCTCCAGGCGATGACCGAGCGCTACCTGGCCCTGCTGCAGGCCCTGCCCGCGCCGCCCGACCTGCTGATCGGCTGGTCCCTCGGCGGCCTGCTGGCCTGGGAGTTGGCCGCCCGACTGGCCGGCGGCGGACCGCCGCCCGCGGTCGTCATGGTGGACAGCTTCGCCGAACCGTGGTCCGCCTACCACCGATCGCACGACGAGCTGATGGCGGCCATCCTGCGCGGGGCGGCCCTGCCGCTCGACCCGGCGGCCCAGCAGCGTGCTACCCGGACCGCCGACGCGCACCTGACGGCATGCGCCGCCCACCGGGTCACCAGCCGGCAGCCCGGGCGGACCCTGCTGGTGGCCTGCGCCGCGCCGGAACGCGACGAGCAGATCGCCCAATGGGAAACCCGTACCAGTGAACTGACGGTCCGCCACCTCGACTGCGGACACTTCGAGGTGTTCCAGCCGGAGCACTTCCGCGCGCTGCTGCGCCACCTCGACGACTTCCTCCCCTGGAGCCCCCGATGA